The following proteins are co-located in the Spirosoma montaniterrae genome:
- a CDS encoding DUF4876 domain-containing protein — protein sequence MKRIATLLSFFALVLCLTACNREDPIPTVTVNVNVTYPATYNQPNAAGVRVTLTNTADASSTTAVTDGSGRATFADVLPGNYNVAASRSLTEAEALALTGISQRVELNAARNAVAILETPNPLAIDLRLSGSTLGSLVIKEVYYTGSRTPANGTYFSDQFVEIYNNSTDTLFLDGLCIADAYGVSGLINPTNRPTEFSSGTATQGIFQQNVFVNSVWRIPGTGRQRPLAPGRSIVIAQDGVNHRAADLNPSSPVDLSGADWETFNERPDGRDADAPGVPNLERLYFTGGFDWLLPVFGPGLIIFRTDNVDALERIAIPGAAATVQPRIRVPGNLVIDAFEALQNGNSRDFKRIPTALDAGFVFADDTYNRQSFRRKTATTIGGRRVLQDSNNSTNDFEKIASPTPKGF from the coding sequence ATGAAACGTATAGCAACACTGCTTAGCTTCTTTGCTCTGGTTTTATGCCTCACGGCCTGCAACCGCGAAGACCCGATTCCGACCGTCACGGTCAACGTGAACGTAACTTACCCGGCTACGTATAATCAGCCCAACGCAGCGGGTGTACGCGTTACGCTGACCAACACCGCCGACGCCAGCAGCACCACCGCCGTAACCGACGGGTCGGGCCGGGCTACTTTTGCCGACGTATTGCCGGGTAACTATAACGTAGCGGCCAGCCGTTCGTTGACCGAAGCCGAAGCACTCGCACTCACGGGCATTAGTCAGCGCGTAGAACTGAACGCAGCCCGAAATGCCGTTGCCATTCTGGAAACACCGAATCCCCTTGCCATCGACCTGCGCCTGTCGGGGTCAACGCTGGGTAGTTTGGTTATCAAAGAGGTGTACTATACCGGCTCGCGCACACCCGCCAACGGCACGTATTTCTCCGATCAGTTCGTAGAAATCTATAACAACTCGACCGATACACTTTTCCTGGACGGGCTGTGCATTGCCGATGCCTACGGCGTGTCGGGGCTGATTAACCCAACCAACCGGCCTACCGAATTCAGTTCGGGTACGGCAACGCAGGGCATTTTTCAGCAAAACGTATTTGTGAACAGTGTGTGGCGGATTCCCGGCACCGGGCGGCAGCGGCCACTGGCACCGGGCCGCAGTATCGTTATCGCGCAGGACGGCGTGAACCACCGGGCCGCCGACCTCAACCCGAGCAGCCCCGTCGATTTGTCGGGGGCGGATTGGGAAACGTTTAACGAACGCCCCGACGGGCGCGATGCCGACGCGCCGGGCGTACCGAACCTCGAACGGCTCTATTTTACGGGCGGTTTCGACTGGCTGCTGCCGGTATTCGGGCCGGGCCTGATTATTTTCCGAACCGATAACGTCGACGCCCTCGAACGCATCGCTATTCCCGGTGCAGCCGCTACCGTTCAGCCGCGTATCCGGGTGCCGGGCAATTTAGTGATCGACGCGTTTGAAGCTCTTCAAAACGGTAACAGCCGCGATTTCAAGCGGATTCCAACCGCTTTAGACGCCGGGTTTGTGTTTGCCGATGATACCTACAACCGGCAAAGCTTCCGCCGAAAGACAGCGACAACCATCGGCGGTCGGCGTGTCTTGCAGGATAGCAATAACTCAACTAACGACTTCGAGAAAATTGCATCGCCCACACCGAAAGGGTTTTAG
- a CDS encoding DUF6850 family outer membrane beta-barrel protein, giving the protein MRFLLVLLLTSPALAQPTPADSLRLGLAGLGNAVWLTGQNAAGLNQWQGFGYGITRLSGEHHTGDFRRPQEPRQRTAIGLHSEGLRDVSGWRVYGDFDYQKQLDEQIGFSHGYDPLNGNPYVWADTLAGRWERDHIRARVAVAAPRLGRWQLGLSVPYHVGQGSRLLDPKPFYRFRDLSLLPSVWRQVSARWGWGFVLGGQFTQEENEVGFFAIDFPLLYRLRGYGSFSQSPIVSAERLVKGTVWQGTLQGHWQRQTGSQTVSWLGQVGGRIRQETIREGIAAPEAGGVFNETVAEALLARLQTNGSGGHRLALQTQLRQGTGTDPILRTVNPAYTRTTTRLDASRWRQSAGRFSRETAWLMAETLDYRDQITRTNWSALRVSAQVEWLRRWERSGPRQAGPRQADGADGQGWFGRLGAGGRYVPSRQFRALRPTRLTALLTRPDYAVQVADGLLLTGGFGRDFRLNAVNKLLHRVEARAEGMLTPNAGQRWLATLSYSILYL; this is encoded by the coding sequence ATGCGTTTTCTGCTCGTTCTTCTCCTGACATCGCCCGCACTGGCTCAGCCGACACCTGCCGATAGCCTTCGGCTTGGGCTGGCCGGGCTGGGCAATGCCGTGTGGCTGACGGGGCAAAATGCGGCTGGGCTGAATCAGTGGCAGGGATTTGGCTACGGCATCACCCGCCTGTCGGGAGAACACCATACGGGCGACTTCCGCCGACCGCAGGAACCGCGCCAACGCACGGCTATCGGGCTGCACAGCGAAGGACTGCGAGATGTATCGGGCTGGCGGGTCTATGGCGACTTTGACTACCAAAAGCAACTCGATGAACAAATTGGCTTCTCGCACGGCTACGACCCGCTGAATGGCAATCCCTATGTCTGGGCCGATACGCTGGCGGGCCGTTGGGAGCGCGACCACATCCGGGCGCGGGTAGCAGTGGCGGCTCCCCGGCTGGGCCGCTGGCAGTTGGGCCTGAGCGTACCGTATCACGTTGGACAGGGGTCGCGTTTGCTCGACCCAAAGCCGTTTTACCGCTTCCGCGATTTAAGCCTACTGCCTTCGGTCTGGCGGCAGGTGTCGGCCCGCTGGGGGTGGGGATTCGTGCTGGGCGGGCAGTTCACGCAGGAGGAAAACGAAGTCGGTTTTTTTGCGATTGATTTCCCGCTGCTGTACCGGCTGCGGGGCTACGGGTCGTTCAGTCAGTCGCCCATTGTGTCGGCAGAGCGGTTGGTAAAAGGTACCGTCTGGCAGGGAACGCTGCAAGGTCACTGGCAACGCCAAACCGGCTCCCAAACGGTGTCGTGGCTGGGGCAGGTGGGTGGGCGAATCCGGCAGGAAACCATTCGTGAGGGCATCGCGGCACCCGAAGCGGGCGGAGTTTTCAACGAAACCGTAGCCGAAGCGTTGCTGGCCCGGCTGCAAACCAACGGCTCCGGCGGCCATCGGCTGGCACTGCAAACCCAACTTCGGCAGGGCACCGGCACCGACCCCATTCTGCGTACCGTGAACCCGGCTTACACGCGCACAACCACCCGGCTTGATGCGTCGCGCTGGCGGCAGTCGGCGGGGCGGTTCAGTCGCGAAACGGCCTGGCTTATGGCCGAAACCTTAGATTACCGCGATCAGATTACCCGCACCAACTGGTCGGCCCTGCGGGTATCGGCGCAGGTCGAATGGCTGCGTCGGTGGGAACGTTCCGGGCCGCGTCAGGCCGGGCCGCGTCAGGCTGATGGGGCTGATGGGCAGGGGTGGTTTGGGCGGCTGGGTGCGGGCGGGCGGTATGTGCCGAGCCGACAATTTCGGGCATTGCGCCCTACGCGTTTGACTGCGCTGCTGACTCGACCCGATTATGCCGTTCAGGTGGCCGATGGGCTGTTGCTCACGGGCGGGTTTGGCCGCGATTTCCGGCTCAATGCCGTCAATAAATTGCTACACCGCGTAGAAGCACGCGCCGAGGGAATGTTAACTCCCAACGCCGGGCAACGCTGGTTAGCAACCCTTTCTTACAGCATTTTATACCTATGA
- a CDS encoding bile acid:sodium symporter family protein produces MHGETNNRSSYRNLIYTALIIAAVGIALAFPGLFLQVGDFPLKKLIVPLLQIIMLGMGTTMSLADFEGVIKQPRAVFIGVTCHFIIMPLLGFTLANAFSFPPEIAAGVVLIGCSPSGLASNVMCFIAKANVPLSITVTTISTLLAPFLMPALMKLLAGQFIEIGFWKMMLEIMQIVILPVAIGLILNRVFRQSAVIINKVMPLVSMAGIVLIVAIITAAGRDSMLAVGWTLALCVLIHNLSGFTLGYWTGRIFGLDEQSCRTVAIEVGLQNGGLASGLAVQMGKVATVGLAPALFGPIMNTTGSLLATYWSQRPPKAVPAPETLSRPVSSPDA; encoded by the coding sequence ATGCACGGCGAGACTAATAACCGCTCTTCATATCGCAACCTAATCTATACAGCCCTGATTATTGCGGCTGTCGGTATCGCGCTGGCGTTTCCTGGATTGTTCTTACAGGTTGGTGATTTTCCACTCAAAAAATTGATTGTACCGCTCCTGCAGATTATTATGCTGGGTATGGGCACAACCATGTCGTTAGCTGATTTTGAGGGTGTTATCAAGCAACCCCGTGCGGTTTTTATTGGCGTAACCTGCCATTTCATCATCATGCCACTGCTGGGCTTCACCCTCGCAAATGCGTTTAGCTTTCCGCCCGAAATAGCCGCAGGCGTTGTCCTGATCGGCTGTTCGCCAAGCGGATTAGCCAGCAATGTGATGTGCTTCATTGCTAAAGCCAATGTGCCGCTGTCGATTACCGTGACTACTATTTCTACCCTGCTGGCTCCGTTTCTGATGCCCGCCCTCATGAAACTGCTGGCCGGTCAGTTCATTGAAATTGGTTTCTGGAAAATGATGCTGGAAATCATGCAGATCGTGATTTTACCCGTGGCCATTGGGCTGATTCTGAACCGGGTTTTCCGGCAGTCGGCAGTGATTATCAACAAAGTTATGCCGCTGGTATCAATGGCTGGCATCGTGCTGATTGTCGCCATTATCACAGCCGCCGGTCGCGACAGTATGCTCGCCGTAGGCTGGACACTGGCACTGTGTGTGCTGATTCATAACCTTTCCGGGTTCACGCTTGGTTATTGGACCGGGCGTATCTTCGGGTTAGATGAGCAAAGCTGCCGAACCGTTGCCATTGAAGTTGGGCTGCAAAATGGCGGTCTGGCGTCGGGACTGGCGGTTCAGATGGGTAAAGTGGCTACGGTGGGGCTGGCACCGGCTTTATTCGGCCCTATTATGAACACCACCGGCTCACTGCTGGCAACATACTGGAGCCAACGCCCGCCCAAAGCTGTACCGGCACCTGAAACGCTGTCGCGTCCGGTGTCATCGCCCGATGCTTGA
- a CDS encoding phosphatase: MKQAIIDLGTNTFHLLIVEKTDASHKTLFRESRPAKIGMAGINQGIITPEAIERALTVLRYFRTILDQYAVRPETVAAIGTSAIRVARNQAEFIERVRQETGIVVQVISGEQEAEYIYYGVRAAGALDAQTALVMDIGGGSVEFILGSASRIFWKQSFEIGGQRLRERFMQTDPIGPGSIGRLHDYFREQLLPLANAIHQYQPATLAGSSGSFDTLVDMWFMHERGHLPPPEQAAFTLPVSEFYRSYELLITRNHAERMQLPGMIELRVDMIVVAVCLIDYVLKTFGISQIRTSTYSLKEGVLAVNSEK; this comes from the coding sequence ATGAAACAAGCAATTATCGACTTAGGTACCAATACGTTTCACCTGCTGATTGTTGAAAAAACAGATGCGTCTCATAAGACCCTCTTTCGCGAAAGTCGCCCCGCTAAAATCGGCATGGCGGGCATCAATCAGGGAATTATAACGCCCGAAGCCATCGAACGCGCCCTGACCGTACTGCGCTACTTCCGCACCATCCTCGACCAGTACGCCGTTCGGCCCGAAACCGTAGCGGCTATCGGTACGAGTGCCATCCGCGTAGCTCGGAATCAGGCCGAGTTTATCGAACGGGTTCGGCAGGAAACGGGCATCGTTGTCCAGGTCATTTCGGGCGAACAGGAAGCCGAATACATTTACTACGGCGTTCGGGCGGCTGGCGCATTAGACGCGCAAACAGCCCTCGTAATGGACATCGGCGGGGGCAGCGTTGAGTTTATTCTGGGCAGTGCGTCGCGGATTTTCTGGAAACAAAGCTTCGAGATTGGCGGACAACGTCTGCGCGAACGGTTCATGCAAACCGACCCCATCGGCCCTGGGAGCATCGGGCGGCTACACGATTATTTTCGGGAGCAACTCCTGCCATTAGCCAACGCCATTCACCAGTATCAGCCTGCCACGCTGGCTGGCTCGTCGGGGTCGTTCGATACGCTGGTCGATATGTGGTTTATGCACGAACGCGGCCACCTGCCCCCGCCCGAACAGGCCGCTTTCACACTGCCCGTTTCCGAATTTTACCGCTCGTATGAATTGCTGATTACGCGCAATCACGCCGAACGAATGCAACTGCCCGGCATGATCGAACTGCGCGTCGATATGATTGTTGTGGCCGTCTGCCTGATTGATTACGTTCTAAAAACGTTCGGCATCAGCCAGATACGCACGTCGACGTATTCGCTGAAGGAAGGTGTTTTGGCAGTGAATAGTGAAAAATAA
- the rpsU gene encoding 30S ribosomal protein S21: protein MLIINVKDNESIDKALKRFKKKFEKTGVLRQLRSRTAFQKPSVKRRTEIIKAAYKERMYGNHTEQ, encoded by the coding sequence ATGCTTATCATTAACGTTAAAGACAACGAGTCGATTGACAAGGCCCTGAAACGCTTCAAAAAGAAGTTCGAGAAAACGGGCGTGTTACGGCAGTTGCGGTCGCGGACGGCTTTTCAGAAACCGTCGGTAAAGCGTCGCACTGAGATCATCAAGGCCGCTTACAAAGAGCGGATGTATGGCAACCACACCGAGCAGTAG
- a CDS encoding tyrosine-type recombinase/integrase yields MANPGSDSSDEFLAHIRYEKRLSQHTLTAYANDLEQFRLFLVQECNVEQPERADFRHIRSWIVSMVEAELDKSTVNRKIATLRSFFGWLLRRKAIDLDPMTKIQALKKSRKLPVYVEEKPMETLLNEVDFPDTFEGQRDKLVLELLYGTGIRLSELIGLKTTDVDLYNKTIMVLGKRNKHRIVPLNQPLFELIQQYRQLKDTTFGSDADQQVLIVSDKGVAAYPVLIQRIVKRHLALVTTLEKKSPHVLRHTFATHLLNRGADLNAIKDLLGHSSLAATQVYTHTSLEQLKKTYDQAHPKAKK; encoded by the coding sequence ATGGCTAATCCTGGTTCAGATAGTTCAGATGAGTTCCTCGCCCACATTCGTTATGAAAAGCGGCTGAGTCAGCATACACTGACGGCCTATGCGAATGATTTAGAGCAGTTTCGGCTGTTTCTGGTTCAGGAATGTAATGTGGAGCAACCCGAACGCGCCGATTTCCGGCACATTCGGTCGTGGATTGTGAGCATGGTCGAAGCGGAGTTGGACAAATCGACCGTAAACCGCAAGATTGCCACGCTGCGGAGCTTTTTCGGCTGGCTGCTGCGCCGGAAAGCAATTGACCTCGACCCGATGACGAAGATTCAGGCCCTGAAAAAGAGCCGGAAACTGCCCGTTTACGTCGAAGAAAAACCGATGGAAACGCTACTCAATGAAGTCGATTTCCCCGATACGTTCGAGGGGCAGCGCGATAAATTGGTGCTTGAACTGCTTTATGGCACCGGTATTCGTCTGAGCGAGCTTATCGGTCTCAAAACCACCGACGTTGATCTGTACAACAAGACCATTATGGTGCTGGGTAAGCGCAACAAACACCGGATTGTACCACTCAATCAACCGCTTTTTGAACTGATTCAGCAATACAGGCAACTAAAAGACACTACGTTTGGCAGCGATGCCGATCAACAGGTGCTGATTGTGAGCGATAAAGGCGTAGCGGCTTACCCCGTGTTGATTCAGCGAATCGTGAAGCGACACCTTGCGCTGGTGACAACGCTGGAAAAGAAAAGCCCACACGTACTGCGGCATACGTTTGCTACGCACCTGCTCAACCGGGGTGCCGACCTCAACGCCATCAAAGATTTGCTTGGTCATAGTAGTTTGGCCGCTACACAGGTTTATACACATACAAGCCTCGAACAACTCAAAAAAACCTACGATCAGGCCCATCCAAAGGCGAAAAAGTAG